Proteins from a genomic interval of Dermacentor variabilis isolate Ectoservices chromosome 8, ASM5094787v1, whole genome shotgun sequence:
- the LOC142590441 gene encoding uncharacterized protein LOC142590441 isoform X3, with protein MESAEPASCVKALGPSISASTAKFDYSKQGCLHRCQLCDYVADELFLLEAHASIHTGEKPFYCPSCSLSFSEKCHLKTHLRTHTDEKPFDCPSCSRSFSEKGTLKAHLRTHTGEKPFDCPSCSRSFSEKGHMKAHLRTHTGEKPFHCPSCTRSFSWKSGLKAHLCTHTGPYQCPSCTRSFLGQPQLKAHLRTHTGEKPFDCPSCTRSFSQKGSLKAHLRTHTGEKPFDCPSCSRSFSEKGSLKAHLRTHTGEKPYQCPSCTRSFSQKPHLKAHLRTHTGEKPFDCPSCTRSFSRQPQLKAHLRTHTGEKPYQCPSCTRSFSQTAHLKAHLRTHTGEKPFDCPSCTRSFSRKAHLKAHLRTHTGEKPFDCPSCTRSFSQKAHLKAHLRTHTGEKP; from the exons atggagtctgccgaaccggcttcttgcgtgaaag caTTGGGGCCTTCAATTTCTGCGTCAACTGCCAAATTTGACTACTCAAAGCAAGGATGCCTCCACCGATGTCAGCTATGTGACTATGTGGCTGATGAACTATTTCTTCTGGAAGCACATGCCAGCATCCATACTGGGGAGAAGCCATTTTATTGCCCTTCATGCTCTCTGAGCTTCTCAGAAAAGTGCCATCTGAAAACCCACCTCCGCACCCACACAgacgagaagccatttgactgcccttcatgctctcggagcttctcagaaaagggcaccctgaaagcccacctgcgcacccacacaggcgagaagccatttgactgcccttcatgctctcgaaGCTTCTCAGAAAAAGGCCAcatgaaagcccacctgcgcacccacacaggcgagaagccatttcactGCCCTTCATGCACTCGGAGCTTCTCGTGGAAGAGCGGCTTGAAAGCCCACCTGTGCACCCACACAGgcccatatcagtgcccttcatgcactCGGAGCTTCTTAGGACAGCCCCagctgaaagcccacctgcgcacccacacaggcgagaagccatttgactgcccttcatgcactcggagcttctcacaaaagggcagcctgaaagcccacctgcgcacccacacaggcgagaagccatttgactgcccttcatgctctcggagcttctcagaaaagggcagcctgaaagcccacctgcgcacccacacaggcgagaagccatatcagtgcccttcatgcactcggagcttctcacaaaagccccacctgaaagcccacttgcgcacccacacaggcgagaagccatttgactgcccttcatgcactcGGAGCTTCTCACGACAGCCCCagctgaaagcccacctgcgcacccacacaggcgagaagccatatcagtgcccttcatgcactcggagcttctcacaaacggcccacctgaaagcccacctgcgcacccacacaggcgagaagccatttgactgcccttcatgcactcggagcttctcacgaaaggcccacctgaaagcccacctgcgcacccacacaggcgagaagccatttgactgcccttcatgcactcggagcttctcacaaaaggcccacctgaaagcccacctgcgcacccacacaggcgagaagccatag